In Daphnia pulex isolate KAP4 chromosome 7, ASM2113471v1, one genomic interval encodes:
- the LOC124198386 gene encoding secreted RxLR effector protein 161-like, whose translation MVNCNPKSTPPDSNARLSAAMVPKSEGEKKKKAVNKVSIGRETLLYLSATTRPEISYSVSQEAKFCENPQPAHRNGVKRILAYLKATCDYGLWLGGRDERVVGYTNADYAGDLDDSKSTSGNIFFYKGGPVYWGCSKQTCVALSTTESEYIAATKAAQTAIWRGLLETEVETEELYLSTVTSKTPTPVTIFCDNQSAIRRVKNP comes from the coding sequence ATGGTCAACTGCAACCCCAAATCTACTCCTCCTGACTCCAATGCTCGTCTTAGCGCTGCTATGGTCCCGAAGAGtgagggagagaagaagaaaaaagccgtCAACAAAGTATCGATCGGTCGTGAAACCTTACTATATCTGTCAGCAACTACTCGTCCTGAGATCTCCTATAGCGTCTCTCAAGAAGCCAAGTTCTGTGAAAACCCTCAACCGGCTCACCGGAATGGCGTGAAACGGATCCTTGCTTATCTGAAAGCTACTTGTGACTACGGCTTGTGGCTTGGTGGAAGAGATGAACGTGTTGTGGGATATACTAATGCTGATTATGCCGGTGACTTAGATGATTCCAAATCAACGTCAggtaacattttcttttacaaaggCGGTCCTGTTTACTGGGGATGCTCAAAACAAACCTGCGTCGCTCTTTCCACTACTGAGAGTGAATACATTGCAGCCACTAAAGCGGCACAGACCGCAATCTGGCGTGGTCTACTAGAAACGGAGGTTGAGACAGAAGAGCTATACCTTTCAACCGTGACATCCAAAACACCAACACCTGTTACCATCTTCTGCGACAATCAAAGCGCCATTCGGCGTGTGAAAAATCCATAA